The Panthera leo isolate Ple1 chromosome C2, P.leo_Ple1_pat1.1, whole genome shotgun sequence genome window below encodes:
- the SLC25A38 gene encoding mitochondrial glycine transporter isoform X5, translating into MIQKSRPALLQPQDVGDRVETLMLHPVIKAFLCGSISGTCSTLLFQPLDLLKTRLQTLQPPAHGSGRVGMLALLLKVVRTESILGLWKGMSPSIVRCVPGIGIYFGTLYSLKQYFLRGHPPTALESVILGVGSRSVAGVCMSPITVIKTRYESGRYGYESIYAALKSIYRSEGHRGLFSGLTATLLRDAPFSGIYLMFYNQTKNIMTHGLWAAWLLPRWRSPGPPQNSDGSNGMDGLRGDDGQDGPEVLTERGLGTDGLCCLAWLLPRAAPSYCPGVRGCPVWKARQLRHLQLPSLSRE; encoded by the exons ATGATTCAGAAGTCACGCCCGGCGCTGCTGCAGCCTCAAGATGTCGGAGACAGGGTGGAGACGCTTATG CTGCATCCGGTGATCAAAGCTTTCCTGTGTGGCTCCATCAGTGGGACCTGCTCCACCCTCCTTTTCCAGCCCCTGGACCTCCTCAAAACTCGCCTGCAGactctccagcccccagcccatgG ATCCGGGCGTGTTGGGATGCTGGCTCTTCTCTTGAAGGTGGTTCGCACGGAGAGCATTCTGGGCCTTTGGAAAGGGATGTCTCCC TCCATTGTGAGGTGTGTCCCCGGCATTGGTATCTACTTCGGCACCCTCTACTCCTTGAAGCAGTACTTTCTGCGAGGCCATCCACCAACCGCCCTGGAGTCGGTCATCCTGGGAGTGGGCTCTCGCTCAGTTGCAGGCGTCTGCATGTCACCCATCACTGTGATCAAGACCCGTTACGAG AGCGGGAGGTATGGCTATGAGAGCATCTACGCAGCCCTGAAGAGCATCTATCGCAGTGAGGGGCACCGGGGACTCTTCAGTGGCCTGACAGCAACACTTCTGCGTGACGCACCCTTTTCTGGAATCTACCTGATGTTTTACAACCAGACCAAAAACATCATGACCCACG GATTATGGGCTGCGTGGCTTCTTCCAAGGTGGCGTTCCCCGGGCCCTCCGCAGAACTCTGATGGCAGCAATGGCATGGACGGTCTACGAGGAGATGATGGCCAAGATGGGCCTGAAGTCCTGACCGAGAGGGGCCTGGGGACAGATGGGCTCTGTTGCCTTGCCTGGCTCTTGCCAAGGGCTGCTCCGTCTTACTGTCCCGGAGTTAGAGGATGTCCTGTCTGGAAAGCCAGGCAGCTACGTCACCTTCAGTTACCCAGTTTGAGTAGAGAATAG
- the SLC25A38 gene encoding mitochondrial glycine transporter isoform X1, whose protein sequence is MIQKSRPALLQPQDVGDRVETLMLHPVIKAFLCGSISGTCSTLLFQPLDLLKTRLQTLQPPAHGSGRVGMLALLLKVVRTESILGLWKGMSPSIVRCVPGIGIYFGTLYSLKQYFLRGHPPTALESVILGVGSRSVAGVCMSPITVIKTRYESGRYGYESIYAALKSIYRSEGHRGLFSGLTATLLRDAPFSGIYLMFYNQTKNIMTHDQLDAVLIPVVNFSCGIFAGILASLVTQPADVIKTHMQLTPMKFRWIGQAVTLIFKDYGLRGFFQGGVPRALRRTLMAAMAWTVYEEMMAKMGLKS, encoded by the exons ATGATTCAGAAGTCACGCCCGGCGCTGCTGCAGCCTCAAGATGTCGGAGACAGGGTGGAGACGCTTATG CTGCATCCGGTGATCAAAGCTTTCCTGTGTGGCTCCATCAGTGGGACCTGCTCCACCCTCCTTTTCCAGCCCCTGGACCTCCTCAAAACTCGCCTGCAGactctccagcccccagcccatgG ATCCGGGCGTGTTGGGATGCTGGCTCTTCTCTTGAAGGTGGTTCGCACGGAGAGCATTCTGGGCCTTTGGAAAGGGATGTCTCCC TCCATTGTGAGGTGTGTCCCCGGCATTGGTATCTACTTCGGCACCCTCTACTCCTTGAAGCAGTACTTTCTGCGAGGCCATCCACCAACCGCCCTGGAGTCGGTCATCCTGGGAGTGGGCTCTCGCTCAGTTGCAGGCGTCTGCATGTCACCCATCACTGTGATCAAGACCCGTTACGAG AGCGGGAGGTATGGCTATGAGAGCATCTACGCAGCCCTGAAGAGCATCTATCGCAGTGAGGGGCACCGGGGACTCTTCAGTGGCCTGACAGCAACACTTCTGCGTGACGCACCCTTTTCTGGAATCTACCTGATGTTTTACAACCAGACCAAAAACATCATGACCCACG ACCAGTTGGATGCAGTCCTTATTCCTGTTGTAAATTTCAGCTGTGGGATCTTTGCTGGTATTCTGGCCTCCCTGGTAACTCAACCTGCGGATGTCATCAAAACTCATATGCAGCTCACCCCAATGAAATTTCGGTGGATTGGCCAGGCGGTGACCCTCATTTTCAAA GATTATGGGCTGCGTGGCTTCTTCCAAGGTGGCGTTCCCCGGGCCCTCCGCAGAACTCTGATGGCAGCAATGGCATGGACGGTCTACGAGGAGATGATGGCCAAGATGGGCCTGAAGTCCTGA
- the SLC25A38 gene encoding mitochondrial glycine transporter isoform X4 has protein sequence MVCTTFQRCSFLGTLFPSLKWEAASGDQSFPVWLHQWDLLHPPFPAPGPPQNSPADSPAPSPWIRACWDAGSSLEGGSHGEHSGPLERDVSLHCEVCPRHWYLLRHPLLLEAVLSARPSTNRPGVGHPGSGLSLSCRRLHVTHHCDQDPLRDQLDAVLIPVVNFSCGIFAGILASLVTQPADVIKTHMQLTPMKFRWIGQAVTLIFKDYGLRGFFQGGVPRALRRTLMAAMAWTVYEEMMAKMGLKS, from the exons ATGGTCTGCACAACATTCCAGCGCTGTTCATTCCTGGGAAcacttttcccttctctgaagtGGGAAG CTGCATCCGGTGATCAAAGCTTTCCTGTGTGGCTCCATCAGTGGGACCTGCTCCACCCTCCTTTTCCAGCCCCTGGACCTCCTCAAAACTCGCCTGCAGactctccagcccccagcccatgG ATCCGGGCGTGTTGGGATGCTGGCTCTTCTCTTGAAGGTGGTTCGCACGGAGAGCATTCTGGGCCTTTGGAAAGGGATGTCTCCC TCCATTGTGAGGTGTGTCCCCGGCATTGGTATCTACTTCGGCACCCTCTACTCCTTGAAGCAGTACTTTCTGCGAGGCCATCCACCAACCGCCCTGGAGTCGGTCATCCTGGGAGTGGGCTCTCGCTCAGTTGCAGGCGTCTGCATGTCACCCATCACTGTGATCAAGACCCGTTACGAG ACCAGTTGGATGCAGTCCTTATTCCTGTTGTAAATTTCAGCTGTGGGATCTTTGCTGGTATTCTGGCCTCCCTGGTAACTCAACCTGCGGATGTCATCAAAACTCATATGCAGCTCACCCCAATGAAATTTCGGTGGATTGGCCAGGCGGTGACCCTCATTTTCAAA GATTATGGGCTGCGTGGCTTCTTCCAAGGTGGCGTTCCCCGGGCCCTCCGCAGAACTCTGATGGCAGCAATGGCATGGACGGTCTACGAGGAGATGATGGCCAAGATGGGCCTGAAGTCCTGA
- the SLC25A38 gene encoding mitochondrial glycine transporter isoform X2 → MVCTTFQRCSFLGTLFPSLKWEAASGDQSFPVWLHQWDLLHPPFPAPGPPQNSPADSPAPSPWSIVRCVPGIGIYFGTLYSLKQYFLRGHPPTALESVILGVGSRSVAGVCMSPITVIKTRYESGRYGYESIYAALKSIYRSEGHRGLFSGLTATLLRDAPFSGIYLMFYNQTKNIMTHDQLDAVLIPVVNFSCGIFAGILASLVTQPADVIKTHMQLTPMKFRWIGQAVTLIFKDYGLRGFFQGGVPRALRRTLMAAMAWTVYEEMMAKMGLKS, encoded by the exons ATGGTCTGCACAACATTCCAGCGCTGTTCATTCCTGGGAAcacttttcccttctctgaagtGGGAAG CTGCATCCGGTGATCAAAGCTTTCCTGTGTGGCTCCATCAGTGGGACCTGCTCCACCCTCCTTTTCCAGCCCCTGGACCTCCTCAAAACTCGCCTGCAGactctccagcccccagcccatgG TCCATTGTGAGGTGTGTCCCCGGCATTGGTATCTACTTCGGCACCCTCTACTCCTTGAAGCAGTACTTTCTGCGAGGCCATCCACCAACCGCCCTGGAGTCGGTCATCCTGGGAGTGGGCTCTCGCTCAGTTGCAGGCGTCTGCATGTCACCCATCACTGTGATCAAGACCCGTTACGAG AGCGGGAGGTATGGCTATGAGAGCATCTACGCAGCCCTGAAGAGCATCTATCGCAGTGAGGGGCACCGGGGACTCTTCAGTGGCCTGACAGCAACACTTCTGCGTGACGCACCCTTTTCTGGAATCTACCTGATGTTTTACAACCAGACCAAAAACATCATGACCCACG ACCAGTTGGATGCAGTCCTTATTCCTGTTGTAAATTTCAGCTGTGGGATCTTTGCTGGTATTCTGGCCTCCCTGGTAACTCAACCTGCGGATGTCATCAAAACTCATATGCAGCTCACCCCAATGAAATTTCGGTGGATTGGCCAGGCGGTGACCCTCATTTTCAAA GATTATGGGCTGCGTGGCTTCTTCCAAGGTGGCGTTCCCCGGGCCCTCCGCAGAACTCTGATGGCAGCAATGGCATGGACGGTCTACGAGGAGATGATGGCCAAGATGGGCCTGAAGTCCTGA
- the SLC25A38 gene encoding mitochondrial glycine transporter isoform X3 produces the protein MQNGRSSFQCEWTEIDMYAPNHERSRTRSYPERCCRDSRAFLGKTSCKAVFGWGALLRGWGSKSFFFLLCLRSVCFQIRACWDAGSSLEGGSHGEHSGPLERDVSLHCEVCPRHWYLLRHPLLLEAVLSARPSTNRPGVGHPGSGLSLSCRRLHVTHHCDQDPLRDQLDAVLIPVVNFSCGIFAGILASLVTQPADVIKTHMQLTPMKFRWIGQAVTLIFKDYGLRGFFQGGVPRALRRTLMAAMAWTVYEEMMAKMGLKS, from the exons ATGCAAAATGGGAGGTCATCCTTCCAGTGTGAATGGACAGAGATCGACATGTACGCGCCAAACCACGAACGTAGCCGAACTCGGAGTTACCCCGAGAGGTGTTGCCGAGACTCCCGAGCGTTCTTAGGAAAGACGTCCTGCAAAGCAGTCTTTGGGTGGGGAGCTCTTTTACGAGGATGGGGGtctaagtcatttttttttcttctgtgtctccGTTCTGTCTGCTTTCAGATCCGGGCGTGTTGGGATGCTGGCTCTTCTCTTGAAGGTGGTTCGCACGGAGAGCATTCTGGGCCTTTGGAAAGGGATGTCTCCC TCCATTGTGAGGTGTGTCCCCGGCATTGGTATCTACTTCGGCACCCTCTACTCCTTGAAGCAGTACTTTCTGCGAGGCCATCCACCAACCGCCCTGGAGTCGGTCATCCTGGGAGTGGGCTCTCGCTCAGTTGCAGGCGTCTGCATGTCACCCATCACTGTGATCAAGACCCGTTACGAG ACCAGTTGGATGCAGTCCTTATTCCTGTTGTAAATTTCAGCTGTGGGATCTTTGCTGGTATTCTGGCCTCCCTGGTAACTCAACCTGCGGATGTCATCAAAACTCATATGCAGCTCACCCCAATGAAATTTCGGTGGATTGGCCAGGCGGTGACCCTCATTTTCAAA GATTATGGGCTGCGTGGCTTCTTCCAAGGTGGCGTTCCCCGGGCCCTCCGCAGAACTCTGATGGCAGCAATGGCATGGACGGTCTACGAGGAGATGATGGCCAAGATGGGCCTGAAGTCCTGA